Part of the Ctenopharyngodon idella isolate HZGC_01 chromosome 24, HZGC01, whole genome shotgun sequence genome, CTGATCATCATTGTTTCTGGTTTCTTTGCAACAATTTAtgtgttttaataaacactGCTACAAAGACCACAAACTCACCCAAAAAGCCACGAGTCAAACTGCCCCACTAAAGGAAATACTGATCACCacaatggtgaccaaacatttcaataaaacatcaacatctaaacctctgttaattctcaaaaagtccttctgctgagatcttgagatttattgtcttcttttattttcagttgatttcaggctgtgtggCTTTAAATCAGAttgattcaatgccattaccactggttttttgatgaaatttcaacattttttcaacattaattgcgggtgcaaaagtgatattgattcaatgaggttaacgttgacacattaacattgatttaacattatttcTATCATTGCTTGCTATCTGGGAAATGATCAAATTATAAATGATGTAAATCAAATAATAGTAATATGAATACATGATCAATCAACAGACAGCTACATAAATGGCTaatgattataaatgatttttaaaattaaatcataaaaaagaaaataagataataaaaacacatgtatggttatttcttttaaagtaacacacacacacacaggttgcTATCGAGAATCCTTAGATCCTTCATTTAGGATATAATCATTCAACATACAATCCTTCATTCAACATACAATCATTTGTGTTGCATCTAATTTTGCATGCTATATAGGCTAGTACAGACAGTATATGGGATGCAGTCATGCTCTCATGTCTAAAATCAAGTTCATTGGAGATTTACTGAAAAATGAGCTCATTAGTTAGAATGTAGGCATCACTGTAGACATACAGCAGATGATCTCTGGGGTCATAGTTTAGAAACTCAATATTAGTCTGCATCTTCTTAATATTAATTCTCAAATCGTATCGCTCTACATTGGTTTTGGTGTCATAAGAGTAAAAGATCTCTTCCGTTTCTGCATCCAGGTAACGAGTAGCATAAAGCACACCACACACCATGAAGGTGTTTGTGACGGTCCTTTTGTGAAGAGAAGTGGACCATGTTTGGTTCAAAGCAGGCGGGTTGCTAGTCTCAACTTTACTGATAATCACATTTCCGAAGTTGCTTGTGGACGCGTATATAACATAGACGCCTGATTCATCTGTGGCAAAATCCATATCTGTATAGCTGTATGTGGTGCCGAGGTGTGCGAATGGAAACATGTCGTTGTAACCTGCATCTTTAGGTAAAGCCACAGTACTGACAGAACGAGTCGTCATGTTGAACTGACAGACGGAACATGTGTAGTAACAGTTATAGTAGAGCGCATTGCCGTACATGACCATGTTTGGGCCCTGAATTGTGTTTGTTGTGGGGTTGGAGCTTGATATATAGGTATCTTTTGATTCTATACCTAATATAAAAGTACCCATACTATTGTACTGTCGGACAAAGTGGCCATATGCATTACTACTTGACAGCACCACCAGCCAGTACTTGTTCTCGTCTCCTGGAGCAGGATTTGCATCTCGACCCCAAGCACCGTAAGAATAAGAAGTTCCATACACAGTGAGGGAATACGTTCTAGGTCCCACCACACTGACTATACGACCCAGACCACAGCggcctaaaaaataaaaataaagcaaaaatgtaAGGGTAATACGTTAACGCTTTAGCTGTGGCTACATAACAATGATAAACTAGTTTATATGTACCAGGGGAAAGTGTAGGAGCTAGGGATGTACTACTGAGCACATCTGTGCAGCGTTCCAGGTCGCTCTTAATACGCTGGTTTTCACGCTCTCTCACCATCACCTGTGTGTGGTCAAACTCTTCCAGCTCCACCATCTTTTCCTTCATATCCTGAAGCTGTAGGAATGAGGGATTAAATAAGAATTAGTGCACATAATTCacaaaatccatccatccattctccaaaTCGCTTTATCCTCTGCAGCCTATCCCAGCATGCCAGTTAATTCACAAAATATCCCAGGAAAATAGTATTGAGGAATTGAGGACATGAAACGtaaaaatactaatactaataataaaaaagacaagtgataaattattttaaaaatctgtttaaaatgtatttgattaattagtagtattcatatttttttcttggcATGACATAAATTTGTACATATTGCAAAGCACTgcagaaaacaataaaaacgaataaagaaattaaataaaatattgtatttaaatgtatttatttatttattttacttaatcatttacagttaatttaattaaatatttcatttaatgttatACATTTGGGATACTTCATTATACATTTTGGTAAGGAA contains:
- the LOC127506726 gene encoding olfactomedin-4-like → MSQSNMFGLMVVIPLILSQSVRGKDCVCELQNTDPAFPENKLKNVEFIALQCTGNITSEKMTEIDSLVLGLQHRIWQLLDNVSMLEKEDNGNLYAAVSLRIIELELVEIQDLLDKLNRTTNNYKQLSVEAAAELQDMKEKMVELEEFDHTQVMVRERENQRIKSDLERCTDVLSSTSLAPTLSPGRCGLGRIVSVVGPRTYSLTVYGTSYSYGAWGRDANPAPGDENKYWLVVLSSSNAYGHFVRQYNSMGTFILGIESKDTYISSSNPTTNTIQGPNMVMYGNALYYNCYYTCSVCQFNMTTRSVSTVALPKDAGYNDMFPFAHLGTTYSYTDMDFATDESGVYVIYASTSNFGNVIISKVETSNPPALNQTWSTSLHKRTVTNTFMVCGVLYATRYLDAETEEIFYSYDTKTNVERYDLRINIKKMQTNIEFLNYDPRDHLLYVYSDAYILTNELIFQ